A single genomic interval of Cellvibrio sp. PSBB023 harbors:
- a CDS encoding ABC transporter substrate-binding protein has product MRCVSLWVLIFATLCTAHSSANQAEPANTTVNLATNISSAYSADPATAYEQTLLPHLQCIFKQMQRDYSVQIMPWRRAYQDVKSNRIDGFFTAIPMRQIDPYAVLSSPLVLENWYWFWRTDTIAPESWREGYKLGSILGSQQETWLAEAGYKVEMTGNNLPQLIKLLQSKRIDVILADREHFMQAAKELKLDINHFQSRFFRYVPLGVYFNEQFLNQNPGFLLAFNQQITRCSTVSFAVTDYERLQIQELLGRKIERWKRLPNLEPMLIAANKKTHGLSQQEINARDKKWMRAFAENDYGYSIGLVDQPMSAELREIKKQSQDMITEVIVTDNRGLNVAISDMTSDYWQGDEEKFINVYGKPANTISFGNISYDESTKRFQLHLSVPLYSEQKLEPLGVMIFGIDVEKVLSLVQ; this is encoded by the coding sequence ATGCGCTGTGTGTCTTTATGGGTATTGATCTTCGCGACCTTGTGCACGGCGCACAGCAGTGCCAATCAGGCTGAGCCCGCCAATACCACGGTTAACCTTGCGACCAATATTTCATCTGCTTACAGTGCTGACCCCGCAACGGCTTACGAGCAGACCTTACTGCCACACCTGCAATGCATCTTCAAACAAATGCAGCGCGATTACTCCGTACAGATCATGCCTTGGCGCCGTGCCTATCAGGATGTCAAAAGCAATCGCATCGATGGTTTCTTTACCGCGATTCCCATGCGTCAGATTGACCCTTATGCGGTCTTGTCATCGCCCTTGGTGCTGGAGAATTGGTACTGGTTTTGGCGCACCGATACCATTGCCCCCGAATCCTGGCGTGAGGGCTACAAACTGGGTTCCATTTTGGGGAGCCAGCAGGAAACCTGGCTTGCCGAGGCCGGGTATAAGGTAGAGATGACTGGCAACAACTTGCCCCAGTTAATCAAGCTGCTGCAATCAAAGCGCATCGATGTGATCCTGGCCGATCGTGAACACTTTATGCAGGCCGCTAAAGAACTGAAGCTGGATATCAACCACTTCCAATCGCGCTTTTTTCGTTATGTCCCCTTGGGCGTTTATTTTAACGAGCAGTTCCTCAATCAGAATCCAGGCTTCTTATTGGCCTTTAACCAGCAAATTACCCGTTGCTCCACTGTGAGCTTTGCCGTTACCGATTATGAGCGACTGCAGATTCAGGAATTGCTGGGGCGTAAAATAGAGCGCTGGAAACGCCTGCCCAACCTGGAACCTATGCTTATTGCCGCCAATAAAAAGACACATGGCTTAAGTCAGCAAGAAATTAATGCGCGGGATAAAAAGTGGATGCGCGCCTTTGCAGAAAATGACTATGGCTATTCAATCGGTTTGGTGGATCAGCCTATGTCTGCCGAGCTGCGTGAAATCAAAAAGCAGTCACAGGATATGATTACGGAAGTCATAGTCACCGATAACCGCGGTTTGAATGTCGCGATCAGCGACATGACATCGGACTATTGGCAGGGCGATGAAGAAAAGTTCATCAATGTCTATGGCAAACCGGCAAACACTATTAGCTTTGGCAATATTAGTTACGATGAATCCACCAAACGCTTTCAGTTGCATTTGAGCGTGCCCTTGTATAGCGAGCAGAAACTTGAACCCTTGGGGGTAATGATTTTTGGTATCGATGTGGAAAAGGTTTTATCCCTGGTTCAATAG
- a CDS encoding cellulose binding domain-containing protein has protein sequence MNKKIVYRTLLLSIVGACLSCVQALAQSVTLNPAVEYQTIRGFGGMNGVGWIGDLTPAQIDAAYGSEPGQIGLSIMRMRIDPNSANWRLQVPAAVRAKQKGAILLATPWSPPAHMKTNNSLINGGKLKPEYYGDYATHLLSFVDFMSRNGASLYSVSVQNEPDWHPDYESCDWSGDDFVNFLNSQGSRFDSSINVAVGEAVGFAKRFTDPVLNSPTAVQHADIIAGHLYGAVPQDYPLARSKGKEVWMTEHYTDSKSDANVWPLALDVGTELHRSMVANFNAYIWWYVRRFYGFLAEDGTVTKRGYIMSQYARFVRPGFKRIAVTEKPYSDVLVSAYKGPNNKIVMVVVNNGTVSRSLNVNLQNGSVGNFIKYSTSSTLSVGYGGTTRVNNGAVTLYVEPQSIATFESEGSGATTSSSSSSRSSVASSSVAISSSSIPRSSSSSPVTTSSSSSSANSAANASCSYVVTSDWGSGYTAAIRIRNNGTSAINNWSVNWSYADSTRITNSWNATLTGSNPYAATGLSWNSSISPGQTVEFGFQGTKNNGNPSIPTVSGSVCK, from the coding sequence ATGAATAAAAAAATTGTTTACCGCACTTTATTGCTATCCATAGTCGGTGCCTGTCTGTCCTGCGTCCAAGCATTAGCACAATCAGTCACACTGAATCCGGCGGTTGAATATCAAACCATACGCGGGTTTGGAGGAATGAATGGAGTAGGTTGGATTGGCGACCTCACACCAGCCCAAATTGATGCCGCTTATGGCTCCGAGCCAGGGCAAATCGGTTTGTCCATTATGCGGATGCGAATTGACCCAAATTCAGCAAATTGGCGCTTACAAGTTCCCGCTGCTGTTCGTGCCAAGCAAAAGGGCGCCATATTATTAGCAACGCCCTGGTCTCCACCGGCACATATGAAAACCAATAACAGTTTGATCAATGGTGGAAAGCTCAAGCCGGAATATTACGGCGACTACGCAACACACTTATTGAGCTTTGTGGATTTTATGTCGCGTAACGGCGCATCGCTCTATTCGGTATCCGTACAAAATGAACCGGATTGGCATCCGGACTATGAATCATGCGATTGGAGTGGTGACGATTTTGTGAATTTCCTCAATTCGCAGGGTTCTCGTTTTGACTCCAGTATCAATGTGGCGGTAGGCGAAGCGGTGGGATTCGCCAAGCGTTTTACCGACCCGGTATTAAATAGCCCAACAGCAGTACAGCATGCCGACATTATTGCAGGGCATTTATACGGTGCTGTTCCACAGGATTACCCTTTAGCGCGCAGTAAAGGCAAAGAAGTGTGGATGACGGAGCATTACACAGACAGTAAAAGTGATGCCAATGTATGGCCTCTGGCGTTGGATGTGGGTACCGAGTTGCACAGAAGTATGGTGGCAAACTTCAATGCTTATATCTGGTGGTATGTTCGTCGCTTCTACGGCTTTTTGGCAGAAGATGGCACAGTCACCAAGCGTGGTTACATCATGTCCCAATACGCACGCTTTGTGCGCCCGGGTTTTAAGCGCATTGCGGTAACAGAAAAACCATACTCCGATGTGTTGGTCAGTGCGTACAAGGGCCCTAATAATAAAATCGTGATGGTGGTTGTTAACAACGGCACGGTATCTCGTAGCCTGAATGTAAACCTGCAAAATGGCAGTGTTGGAAACTTTATCAAGTACAGCACATCCAGCACGCTGAGCGTTGGTTATGGTGGAACGACCAGAGTGAATAATGGTGCTGTCACTTTGTACGTTGAGCCACAAAGTATCGCCACCTTTGAAAGTGAAGGTTCAGGTGCGACTACCTCATCCAGTTCATCCTCACGCAGTTCGGTAGCGTCCAGTTCGGTGGCGATATCTTCGTCTTCCATTCCGCGCTCCAGCAGCAGTTCTCCTGTTACCACCAGCAGTAGTTCTTCCTCTGCCAATAGCGCCGCCAATGCAAGCTGTAGTTATGTGGTTACCAGCGATTGGGGTAGTGGCTATACCGCGGCTATTCGCATTCGCAACAATGGCACCAGTGCAATTAACAACTGGAGTGTGAACTGGAGCTACGCCGATAGTACGCGCATTACCAATAGTTGGAATGCCACGCTCACTGGCAGTAACCCTTACGCGGCTACCGGGCTGAGTTGGAACTCAAGTATCTCGCCCGGCCAAACCGTCGAGTTCGGATTTCAGGGAACAAAAAATAATGGTAACCCTTCCATTCCCACGGTAAGTGGCAGTGTGTGCAAGTAA
- a CDS encoding AraC family transcriptional regulator — protein sequence MLKFYRNAIAIFVALIMVSGAILYLGYTKSNLTASLFPARDDNYLWASDIEPQSPVGKTQVTLRNDVGAFEYEFFLDPDKPFPYAHFTIAFIDSIQPYRLVDLTKYSSVSFKILCDPKNVLLFVLFSFDDKVTDINNAVTRRVSSTAFSCDSHWATVNIRFDELDTPYWWLGRYGFEHSDTGYRLDKTMGFAWVNSLQSPLDTSSYVKLTDVKLLGNDFGCVYSAVIGVVFLWVVCLIFLLRQYVAVLKVDIREKVRLDQPLMAYKKLSIEPQKDKEKSAVLRYMATEYANPELSLEMAATALGVNRTKINDILKDELGLTFSAYLNKLRLTEAARLLSENEEANVSEIAYSVGYNNVSYFNKLFKVEYGCVPKTFKVLYPFKEIS from the coding sequence ATGCTGAAGTTTTATAGAAATGCCATCGCTATATTTGTTGCGCTTATCATGGTGTCCGGCGCAATTTTGTATCTTGGATACACCAAATCCAATTTAACGGCATCGCTATTCCCCGCGCGCGACGACAATTATTTATGGGCATCTGATATAGAGCCGCAATCGCCTGTGGGCAAAACACAGGTGACATTACGCAATGATGTCGGTGCGTTTGAGTATGAGTTCTTCCTCGACCCCGACAAGCCCTTTCCCTATGCGCACTTCACTATTGCTTTTATCGATTCCATACAGCCCTACAGGTTGGTTGATTTAACGAAATACAGCAGTGTGTCGTTTAAAATCCTGTGCGACCCCAAGAATGTCCTGCTATTCGTACTATTCAGTTTCGATGACAAAGTCACCGATATCAATAATGCGGTGACGCGTCGTGTGTCATCAACAGCGTTTTCGTGCGATAGCCATTGGGCCACGGTAAACATTCGGTTTGATGAACTGGATACTCCTTATTGGTGGCTGGGGCGCTATGGCTTTGAGCACAGTGATACAGGCTATAGGCTCGATAAAACCATGGGATTCGCTTGGGTGAACTCGCTGCAAAGCCCGCTCGATACGTCTTCCTATGTAAAATTAACGGATGTGAAATTACTCGGTAATGATTTTGGTTGTGTGTACAGTGCTGTGATAGGCGTCGTATTTTTATGGGTTGTATGTCTCATTTTTTTATTGCGCCAGTACGTTGCAGTATTGAAAGTGGATATTCGTGAAAAGGTGAGGTTGGATCAGCCATTAATGGCTTATAAAAAACTATCGATTGAGCCGCAAAAAGATAAAGAAAAAAGTGCAGTATTGCGATACATGGCAACAGAGTATGCTAACCCCGAGTTGAGTCTGGAAATGGCTGCGACAGCCTTGGGGGTAAATCGAACAAAAATTAACGACATACTAAAAGATGAATTGGGTCTCACCTTTAGTGCCTACTTGAACAAGCTACGCCTCACAGAGGCGGCGCGATTGCTGTCAGAAAATGAAGAGGCAAATGTGTCAGAGATTGCCTATTCTGTTGGTTACAACAATGTTTCCTATTTCAATAAATTATTTAAAGTAGAGTATGGGTGTGTTCCAAAAACCTTTAAGGTTTTGTATCCATTCAAAGAAATTTCATGA